The following coding sequences are from one Tachysurus vachellii isolate PV-2020 chromosome 7, HZAU_Pvac_v1, whole genome shotgun sequence window:
- the ccr9a gene encoding C-C chemokine receptor type 9a has translation MLNMTATLASFFSPVTPTEDYGSGSGNGDYDFDSPCDKSFVRHFRMFYEPPLYLLIVILGFIGNGLVLWIYTQLKNRLKTMTDVYLLNLALADLLFVCTLPLWAADAMKGWSFGTALCKGTSALYKINFFSSMFLLTCISVDRYISIVQSTKAQNSKELRLTCSKVVCVFVWVLAIILSIPEFLFARTKVDFEGNHFCTMVYWNNENNRTKILVLALQISMGFCIPLLVMIYCYSVIIRTLLKAKNFEKHKALRVILAVVTVFIFSQLPYNSLLVVEAAQAANTTITDCTEAQRFDIAAQVMKSVAYMHSCLNPFLYAFIGVRFRKDLKKLYRKYGCTTSKSGKHGGSLRPSVMSDSESTMAFSL, from the exons atgttaaatatgACTGCCACTTTGGCTAGCTTTTTTTCGCCAGTCACTCCAACA GAAGATTACGGCAGTGGTTCTGGGAATGGGGATTATGACTTTGACAGCCCTTGCGATAAGAGTTTTGTGCGACACTTCCGAATGTTCTATGAACCCCCTTTGTACTTGCTCATCGTCATCCTGGGCTTTATTGGGAATGGGCTGGTGCTCTGGATCTACACACAATTAAAGAACCGACTGAAGACCATGACAGATGTGTACCTGCTGAACCTTGCCTTAGCTGACCTGCTCTTCGTGTGTACGCTTCCCTTATGGGCGGCCGATGCAATGAAGGGCTGGTCATTTGGCACGGCTCTGTGTAAGGGCACATCGGCGTTGTACAAGATCAACTTCTTCAGCAGCATGTTTCTGTTGACTTGCATCAGTGTGGACAGGTACATCTCAATTGTGCAGAGCACCAAGGCACAGAACTCCAAGGAGCTGCGTTTGACCTGCAGCAAAGTGGTGTGCGTGTTTGTCTGGGTCCTGGCCATCATATTGTCCATCCCTGAGTTTCTTTTTGCTCGAACCAAAGTGGACTTTGAGGGCAATCATTTTTGCACCATGGTCTACTGGAACAATGAAAACAACCGTACCAAGATCCTGGTCCTGGCTCTTCAGATCAGCATGGGCTTTTGCATTCCACTCCTAGTCATGATCTATTGCTACTCTGTCATCATTAGAACATTGCTCAAGGCCAAGAACTTTGAGAAGCACAAAGCTCTGCGTGTCATCCTGGCAGTTGTGACTGTGTTTATCTTCTCTCAGCTGCCATACAATAGCTTGCTGGTGGTGGAGGCGGCACAGGCAGcaaacaccaccatcacagACTGCACCGAGGCCCAGCGCTTTGACATCGCCGCGCAGGTCATGAAGAGTGTGGCATACATGCACAGCTGCCTCAACCCATTCCTTTATGCCTTCATTGGGGTGCGCTTCCGAAAAGACCTGaaaaagctttacagaaagTATGGATGCACAACATCCAAATCCGGCAAACATGGAGGTTCACTTCGACCTTCTGTCATGTCTGATTCAGAAAGCACCATGGCTTTCTCGTTGTAA
- the LOC132848122 gene encoding protein FAM217A encodes MTPIRARQAEAQRENKEKDVLHCLSSNISEAGLLEGSVSDTHSLNNMSGSSECHTDSDFSDQEQESIEMSKWAAAVELDLKPEPFDGDLDHYSTETAFYPEVLPASLLDATQSLSSENVDVTETCLDSVIARLMEIEKLQAATVQKEKAKLARSRPATANTRNSKRLRKSDFPGCKTAVSRDAECNSVVCSFTKLTVSPNSSCRCRHHTCPKPGQGSKGKLPHPTLPKCPDSMSGKCKTAETGFPNFSVNVKVPQKPTLPNRTNSLTTQRSSTSAKKSTVPKLKT; translated from the coding sequence ATGACCCCCATACGGGCAAGACAAGCTGAAGCTCAAagagaaaataaggaaaaagaTGTCTTACACTGTTTAAGTTCAAACATCTCTGAAGCTGGACTTTTAGAAGGGAGTGTAAGTGACACACACTCATTGAATAACATGTCAGGATCGTCAGAGTGCCACACGGACAGTGACTTTTCAGATCAAGAGCAGGAAAGCATTGAAATGTCAAAATGGGCAGCAGCTGTGGAATTAGACTTGAAGCCAGAACCTTTTGATGGGGACCTGGATCATTATTCCACAGAAACTGCGTTTTACCCAGAGGTTCTTCCTGCATCACTCCTGGACGCCACACAGAGTCTGTCTTCTGAAAATGTTGATGTGACTGAGACTTGCCTCGATTCTGTAATAGCACGACTGATGGAGATAGAAAAGCTTCAGGCTGCTACCgtgcagaaagaaaaagcaaaactaGCTAGATCCCGTCCAGCTACTGCTAACACACGAAACAGCAAACGTTTAAGAAAAAGTGACTTTCCAGGATGCAAGACAGCGGTATCAAGGGATGCAGAGTGCAACTCAGTTGTGTGTAGTTTTACCAAACTTACAGTTTCTCCCAACTCTTCATGCAGGTGCAGGCATCATACTTGCCCAAAACCAGGACAAGGAAGCAAAGGCAAGTTGCCACATCCCACCTTGCCTAAATGTCCTGACAGCATGTCAGGCAAATGCAAAACAGCTGAAACTGGGTTCCCAAATTTCTCTGTTAATGTGAAGGTCCCACAAAAACCCACATTGCCAAACAGGACCAACAGTTTAACGACACAGAGAAGCTCTACGTCAGCTAAAAAGTCAACAGTTCCTAAATTGAAAACATAA
- the LOC132848391 gene encoding myosin regulatory light chain 2, smooth muscle minor isoform — protein MSSKRAKVKTSKKRPQRATSNVFAMFDQSQIQEFKEAFNMIDQNRDGFIDKEDLHDMLASLGKNPTDEYLEAMMNEAPGPINFTMFLTMFGEKLNGTDPEDVIRNAFACFDEEGTGFIQEEYLRELLTTMGDRFTEEEVDELFREANIDKKGNFNYVAFTRILKHGAKDKDD, from the exons ATGTCCAGCAAAAGGGCAAAGGTGAAGACCAGTAAAAAGCGTCCTCAGAGGGCCACTTCCAATGTGTTTGCCATGTTTGACCAGTCACAGATCCAAGAGTTCAAGGAGGCCTTCAATATGATCGACCAGAACCGTGATGGCTTCATAGATAAAGAGGACCTGCATGACATGCTGGCTTCATTAG GTAAGAACCCCACAGATGAATATCTTGAGGCCATGATGAATGAAGCACCAGGTCCCATCAACTTCACCATGTTCCTCACAATGTTTGGAGAGAAGCTGAATGGCACAGACCCCGAGGACGTCATCAGAAACGCGTTTGCTTGCTTTGACGAGGAAGGAACAG GTTTTATCCAAGAGGAATACCTCAGGGAGCTCCTGACCACCATGGGTGACAGATTCACAGAGGAAGAAGTGGACGAGCTCTTCCGAGAAGCTAATATCGACAAGAAGGGCAACTTCAATTATGTGGCGTTCACGCGCATCTTAAAGCATGGTGCCAAGGACAAAGACGATTAG